The genomic segment GCGTCATCTTGCAAGGCAAGACAACACTGCGCCACCTCTTTCCGACGATAAACTGAGAGCGAATAGGTCCAGAAGACATTTTCACCCACGCTATCCTGTTCATGCATTTGCCAAAGACCTCGCCGGGTATACTATCACGCGCTGGTCCACGCACCGCCTTACAGGTAGAATTCTCGGCCTCATGATCATACTGCGTGATATCGAACTACGCCGCGGCAAAAAGTTACTGCTGCACCACGCCAATGTCACTATTCAGCCCGGGCAAAAGCTCGCACTGATCGGTGCCAATGGCTGCGGCAAGTCGAGCCTGCTATTCCTGCTTTTGGGTGAGCTAGGCGCGGATGCCGGGGACATCGAGGGGCTGCAAACGCAGCGCCTCGCACATATGGCTCAGGAAATACATGCCACCTCGCTTCCCGCCGCCGAATACGTGTGGCGTGGCGATGAGCAACTGGCAGCATTGCACGACCGCATCGCCGACCTCGAGGCCAGCGGCGAGTTTGAACAGGCTGCAAAAGTGCACAGCCAGCTGGAAGATATCGATGGATACAGTGCAGAGCGCCGCGCTCTCCGTCTGTTGCAAGGACTCGGGTTCGCTGAGGATGCCGGACAACGATTGGTCAGCGAGTTCTCCGGTGGATGGCGTATTCGCCTCAATCTCGCGCGGGCGCTGATGACGCCATCCGATATCCTGTTGCTGGACGAGCCCACCAACCACCTCGACCTTGACGCAACTCTCTGGTTACAGCAGTGGCTGCAGCAATACCCCGGTACCCTGCTGATGATCTCTCATGACAGGGATTTTATTGACGCCAGCTGCGAACGCATACTGCATATCGAGCAACAGCAGCTTCACCCCTATAAAGGCAATTACTCTGATTTCGAACGCATGCGAGCAGAGCGCATGGCAAATCAGCAAGCCAGCTTCGAAAAACAGCAACGGCGCATTGCGCATATCGACGAATTTGTAAGCCGCTTTCGCTACAAGGCAACCAAGGCCAAACAAGCTCAAAGCAGGCTGAAAGAGTTGCAGCGCATGCAGAAACTCGAGCCTGCGCACGTGGACTCACCCTTCGATTTCACGTTCCCCCCACCGGAGAAAAGCAGTGACCCCTTGTTAAAGCTGGACAAGGCGTCACTGGGCTATGGCGACAAGGCCATCCTCTCAGGCGTTGACCTGTGTCTGCGGCCGGGCAGTCGCTATGGCCTGCTCGGGCGTAACGGCGCTGGAAAATCCACTCTGCTGAAAACCCTTATCGGCGAACTGCCGCTGCTACAAGGGGAACTGACTTGCGGACAGTACCTGACCATCGGCTACTTCGACCAGCAGCAACTGGAAGCGTTGGACCTTGATGCGAGCGCATTTCTTCACCTACAGCGGCTGAGTCCTGACGCACGGGATCAGGATATTCTCGACTTTCTTGGCAGTTTTAACTTTCGCGGCGACACCGCCACCGCCGCGATTAGCCCTTTTTCCGGCGGCGAAAAGGCGCGGCTGGCATTAGCACTGGTGGTGTGGCAAAAGCCCAACCTGTTGGTGCTGGACGAACCCACTAACCACCTGGATCTCGACATGCGCCACGCCATGGAGATCGCTTTGCATGCCTACGAGGGCGCGCTCATTCTGGTTACGCATGACCGCCACCTGCTGCGCAATACCGCAGAAGAACTGCTGCTTGTTCACGACGGAGGCGTCGAGGAATACGCAGAAGACCTCGAGGGTTACGAGCGCTGGATACTGACCAGCTACCGATCCCCCGACAGGCAACAGGCCGCTTCCAGCGACTCTTCGCGCCGCGAGAAGCGTCAGCAGTCCGCCAGTCTGAGAGATAAGCTGCGTCCTCTTCGTCGACAACTCGCCAGCACTGAGAGGGAAATGGAAAAAGTGGATGCCAACCTGCGCGAGCTGCAGGAGCAACTGGGCGACGAGGCGCTTTATTCCAGCGCAGAAAAAGATGCACTGGCAGATCTGCTGAGGCGGGAGGGCAGACTGAAAGCACGTTGCACAGAACTGGAAGATGTATGGCTGCAACAACAGCAGCAGCTGGATGAATTATCTGACTAACTGACTCCGTGATGTCAGGCCGGGCCGCAACGGGGTCAATCTTGCCCACCTGCGAGGCGGAGTTTCTCGCCTCGACTCAATTTTTTGATCGCCGCCTCTCGGCGCAGCGCAGTACCCTGGTCAGGGGCCAGATCAGACCACAGCAATCTGACAGGCCTGCGGCCACTGGTGTAACGGGCCCCGCCTGCCACTTCGCCATTATGTTGCTTCAAACGCCGCTGCACATCTCTGGCAATTCCGGTATAGAGCGTGCTGTCCGCACACTGCAGAAGATAAACATACCAGATGTCACTCACGGATTTATCCGCGCACCCAACGGTGATAACGCTCCACCCAGCGCAACACGCCTTCGGGCTTGCGGGCCTTGCGCCACTCCCCAGCGACAAATTTATTGCCCTCCGACAGGGTCGGATAGATATGGATAGTACCCAATATTTTACCCAACCCCAGCCCGTGCTTCATGGCCAGAACGAATTCGTTGATCAGCTCGGCGGCATGATAGCCGACAATCGTAACCCCCAGAATGCGGTCCCGACCGGGTTCAGTGAGGACTTTAATAAATCCCTCTGCCTCACCCTCTGCAATGGCACGATCAAGGTCAGCCAGATCATACCGAGTGACCTCATAGGCGATCTCCCGCTCGCCTGCCTCCCGTTCGTTCAGCCCCACACGCGCGACCTCCGGATCGGTAAAGGTGGCCCAAGGCACAATGGAATAATCCACTTTGAAGCGGCGGAAGCGACCAAACAAAGCATTTACCGCGCTATACCAGGCCTGATGGCTGGCCATATGCGTGAACAAATAGGGCCCGGCGACATCGCCACAGGCAGATATAGTCGGTACCGCCGTACACAGGTAATCGTCGACGTCTACGGTGCCCTGCGGCGCCAGCGAAATGCCCAGTGGCTCCAGCCCCAACCCTTCCACGTTGGGGCTGCGACCCACGGCCAGTAATACCCGGTCGAAGCCTACCCGTTTCTGTCCCCGCGGTGTCTTGAAAACGCCCTGCTGTCCATCCTCGGTCAGATTAAAAGTCAGAGGTTCATAACTGGTGCAAACACGGATTTTCTGCCGCCGGAAAGTCGCGCGCAGCAACTCGCTCACCTCCTCGTCCTCCCGTGGCAAAATACGCTCGGCGTGCGTCGCCAGAGTGACCTCACTGCCCAACCGGGAAAAGGCCTGGGCCAGTTCACACCCAATGGGTCCCGCACCCAGCACCAGCAATCGAGGCGGCAACTCAGCAAGCTCCCAAACGGTATCAGACGTCAGGTAGTCCAGCTCCAAGAGGCCGGGAATGTCTGGCACCCGAGGCCTGGCTCCGCTGGCGATAATGATGTTACGGGCAGACAGCCTCTTGCCGTTTACCTCGACTTCCCAAGGGGAAACAATCCGGGCATCACCCTGCACACAGTCCACCCCAAGAGAGGTGTAGCGCTCTACGGAATCATGCGGTTCGATCGTCTTAACCACCGCCTGCACGCGCTCCATGACATTGGGGAAGTTCGCTTTCACGACCATGGGCGCCAGACCGAATTCCTCGGCGCGCCTCGCCATTTGTGCGACCTGCGCCGAGCGCAGCAGGGCTTTTGAGGGTACACAGCCTGTATTGAGACAATCACCTCCCATGCGGTGGCGCTCAATGAGGGTCACCTTCGCCTTTACCGTCGCCGCAATAAGTGACGCAACCAGTCCGGCTGAGCCCGCACCGATGACGATCAGGTTATTGTCGAAGTGGGCGGGGCGAGTGAAGCGCGACAGCACTCTCTTGCGCTGCACGTAAGCGAGCAACTGCCGGGCGATGAGTGGGAAGATCGCCAGCAACAGGAAAGAACCCAACAACGGGGCGGAAAGAATACCCGAGGCTGAGTCCAACTGGCCGAGCTGGGTACCCGCGTTTACGAAGACCGCTGTGCCGGGCAGCATACCCAATTGCGACACCCAGTAGAACGTGCGAGGGCGGATGGGTAGCAAGCCCATGACCAAGTTAATAAGGAAGAACGGGAACAGAGGGACCAGCCTGAGAGAGAACAGATAAAATGCACCATCTTTGCAAAAACCCCCGTTGACGGTGTGCAAGTGGCGCCCAAACCGTTGCTGTACCCAGTCACGCAAGAGAATTCGCGACACCAGAAACGCGAGCGTGGCACCAATGCTGCTGGCAAAAGAAACCAGCAAAAGGGCGGTCCAAAAACCGAATAAAGCGCCACCCGCCAGTGTCAGGACAGCCGCGCCGGGCAAGGATACTGCCGTCATCACGATGTATGCGGAAAAATAGATCAAGCCCGCCAAGCGAGGGTTTTCCGCATACCATTGGCGTAAATCGCCAATGTGCGTCTTCAGGGCCTCAAATTCGAGATAGGCGCCCAGATCAAAAATAAACCACGCTGTCACCGCGAGTGTGACGGCTACTAATACCAGAATTTGTCTAACGCGCACTGTGATCTTCCGAGTTCTCAAGGGTTGATTTATCGCCTGGGGAAAGACTATACCGTATGTGAGCTTCATGCCATGCCGCACTCAGCGCCCTGGGCCACAGTAATAGCTAAGCGAAATATCAGCATGCGAAAAAACTCTATGCGCCCCGTTGTGCGGCCCCCCTCCAATGGTATTATTGGCACCCTTATTAGCTATCTGCAGCCTTCAATCATGCTGCGCATCAGGAGTACAGACCGTATGAGCGACCAGATCGTACACGTCACCGAGGCCACATTCGACGCAGAGGTTTTGAATTCAGACCTCCCCGTATTGGTAGATTTTTGGGCTGAGTGGTGCGGCCCATGCAAAATGATTGCTCCGATACTCAATGAAATCGCCGCAGACTACGGGGACAAGCTGAAGATCTGCAAAGTGGACATTGACGCCAACCCTGATATCCCCGGAAAGTTTGGCATTCGCGGCATTCCAACGCTGATTGTTTTCAAGGGCGGCAACGCAGAAGCCACCAAGGTGGGAGCCCTGTCCAAGACCCAGCTGACAGATTTTATTCAGGAAGTGATCTGACGCCCTTGATCCAGTCAGCCTGTGGGGCGTTCCGCCCCGCAGGCCTCTCCGAATATTTAACCGTAAAAAGCGGTAGACGCCCCCCTCGGGCCGTGCTACCTTTCAAACCGTTGCACATTCCTGTGCCATAAGAACAAGCCTGAAACTCATTAACATTAGCGACTTGTCGGCCACGCCGACCGGCATCCGATTACACCTCTCCCCTACTTACGCATAGTCTTTTATTCCTGATATGAATCTAACTGACCTCAAAGCAAAACCGACACACGACCTTATCGATATCGCCAAGGAAATGGGCCTGGACAACATGGCCCGCTCCCGGAAACAGGACATCATCTTCGCAGTGCTCAAACGACACGCGAAGAGTGGCGAGGACATTTACGGCGATGGCGTGCTGGAAATCCTGCAGGACGGCTTCGGATTTTTGCGCTCTGCCGACAGTTCCTACCTGGCCGGCCCAGATGATATTTACGTTTCTCCGAGTCAGATACGTCGTTTCAACCTGCGCACAGGGGATACCATTTCTGGCAAGATCCGCCCCCCCAAGGACAGCGAACGCTACTTCGCGCTACTCAAGGTTGACGAGGTCAACCTGGACAAACCCGAAAACTCCAAGCACAAGATTCTGTTCGAGAACCTCACGCCTCTCTTCCCGGATCAGCGCCTGACCCTGGAACAGGGCAATGGCAGCACTGAGGATCTCACCGGACGCATCATCGACCTGGTTTCACCGATCGGCAAAGGCCAGCGCGGTCTGCTCGTAGCCCCGCCAAAAGCTGGCAAGACCATCATGATGCAAAATATTGCCCAGGCAATCATCACCAATAACCCCGAGTGTTACATCATCGTTCTGCTGATCGATGAACGGCCAGAAGAAGTGACGGAAATGCAGCGCTCCGTCGGTATCCGAGGGGCTGAGGTTGTCGCCTCCACCTTCGATGAACCGCCCTCGCGTCACGTTCAAGTTGCAGATATGGTGATCGAGAAAGCGAAGCGCCTGGTCGAACACAAAAAAGATGTGGTTATTTTGTTGGACTCTATCACCCGTTTGGCACGTGCCTACAATACTGTCATTCCCAGCTCCGGCAAGGTGCTGACCGGCGGTGTCGACGCCCACGCCCTGGAACGCCCGAAGCGTTTCTTTGGTGCAGCAAGAAATATCGAGGAAGGGGGTAGCCTCTCCATCATAGCCACAGCCCTCATTGATACCGGGTCCAAAATGGACGAGGTAATCTACGAGGAGTTCAAGGGTACCGGCAACCTGGAACTGCACCTGGATCGCAAGATCGCAGAGAAGCGCGTCTACCCGGCAATAAACATCCGTCGTTCCGGCACCCGCCGCGAGGAACTGCTCACCGCTGACGACGAACTGCAGCGCATGTGGATTTTGCGCAAACTGCTGCACGGCATGGAAGACCTTCCCGCTATCGAATTCCTCTCTGACAAGCTCAAAGAAACTAAAACCAACGAGGAATTTTTCAAGTCGATGAAGCGGAAGTAAACCGTCCAACAAGGATTCTTTGCCGGCGCGACTTATCGCGACACACCGCGCGACTGCGAATGCCGAACTCGATAACTCTCATCGCCTGATCGAACGCAAAACCGTTCTTGCGGTCACTGCCTGTCGCGGATACCTGCGGGACACAGTCGGTGTCGCCAGACCGGTTAAGCGCGTTTACGACACGACCACACAAGGTATACTGTCTCGAGCAACCGCAGACAGGACTGGCACCCAGTGAAGTACACCGATCTGAGAGATTTTATCAATGCGCTGGAACAGCGTGGCGAACTGGTGCGGATCAGTACCGAGGTCGACCCCCACCTGGAAATGACCGAGATCGCCGACCGCACCTTACGTGGCGGCGGGCCTGCGTTGCTATTTGAAAACCCCAAAGGATATTCGGTGCCGGTACTGGCGAACCTGTTCGGGACTGAAAAACGGGTAGTGCTGGGCATGGGCGGTGAAGACCTCGACGCCCTGCGCGAGATCGGTGAGCTGCTTGCCTATCTGCGCCAACCAGAGCCACCCAAGGGAATGCGCGACCTGTTGGACAAGGCGCCCGTACTGAAAAAAGTATTGCACATGGCGCCCAAAGTCGTGCGCAATCCACCGTGCCAGTACCACGCGTTGGAGGGCGATGAGGTAGACCTGCATAAACTACCGATACAAACCTGTTGGCCGGAGGATGCAGCACCGCTGATCACATGGCCATTGGTGATTACTCGGGGTCCCGACAAGGAACGACAAAATCTGGGTATTTACCGCATGCAGTTGCTGGGCCGCAACAAATTGATTATGCGCTGGCTGTCTCACCGAGGCGGCGCCCTGGACTTCAAGGAATGGCAACAAGCGCACCCGGGTAAACCTTATCCGGTAGCGGTAGCACTGGGTGCCGATCCCGCCACCACCCTCGGTGCCGTTACACCGGTGCCCGACAGCCTATCGGAATATGGCTTCGCTGGACTGCTACGGGGCAGTAAGACCGAGGTCGGTGAGTGCTTTACCCCCCTGTGTCGGGACCACGGGCTGCAGATACCGGCCTCGGCGGAGTACATCCTGGAAGGCTATATAGCTCCCGGGGAAGAGGCGGACGAGGGCCCCTTCGGCGATCACACAGGCTATTACAACGAGGTAGAGCGCTTCCCGGTTTTTACAGTAACAGCGGTAACACATCGGGAAAACCCTATTTACCACAGCACCTATACCGGCCGACCGCCGGACGAACCCGCCATCCTTGGCCTGGCGCTGAACGAGGTATTCGTACCCATCCTGCAAAAGCAATTCCCGGAGATTGTGGATTTTTATTTGCCCCCTGAGGGCTGCTCCTATCGCATGGCGGTCGTTACGATTCGCAAGGAATACCCGGGGCATGCCAAACGCGTCATGTTGGGTGTCTGGTCATTCCTGCGACAATTTATGTACACCAAGTTCGTCATTGTCACTGATGAGGACGTAAATGCCCGCGACTGGAAGGACGTCATCTGGGCTCTGACCACGCGCATGGATCCGAAGCGGGACTGCGTATTCGTGGAGAATACGCCGATCGACTATCTGGATTTCGCCTCGCCGGTCTCCGGACTGGGGTCGAAGATTGGTCTCGACGCAACCAACAAGTGGCCCGGCGAGACAACGCGTGAGTGGGGACGCCCCATTCGTATGGAAAGCGAGGTCAAGGAACGTATTGATGCGATCTGGGACGAACTGGGTATCAAGCTGTAGAAACGGATGCCTGTTTGTCGGGCAAAGGTAACGCGGGCAACGTCGGTTCCCGCGCGAGCAAGCCCTCACGGAAATAAGCAGCCGCAATTTTGGGCTCGTCCATCGCGGTCAGTAACCGCCCCAACTCCGCACAGACCTCAGCGCTCCGATCCAGTCGATAACTGCTCTCGAAATACTCGCGCGCCTTTCCCCACAACTTATCCCGGGCAGATAACCGTCCCAGAGACAGCAGCAAAAGCGCATCCTGCGGATGGGTGGTAAGCCAGCTCTCTGCCCTTGAAAGCTGCCGTGAAGAATCTTTGCTTTCGATGAAACCATAGAGCCGCACCAGGTCTGAGTTCCACGCGTGCTTGATTGAGCGCTGCACCAACTTATCTGCCAAATCGTGTTCACCCGCCCCGATCAAGCGCGTGACATACAGCTCTATCATGGCTGCATCCCGCTGCAGGTGACGGGGCGTGCGCTGCCACATGGCTTTCAACTGCGCGCCGTCCATCGAAGTCTTTTTCAGGCGACTGTGGAACACCTCCCTCTCCAACTTCTGAAACTCCGCGGTACTGGGCAGCTTGTGCTTTTGCAATTGCGGCAGTAATTCCTCGAGGCGATCCCAGTCCTCAAGGCCCTGATAGGCCTCGCTTAACAGTGTCAAAACGTGGGGGTGCTTGCTGACATTGCGAGTAGCCTGGTCCAGTGCGGCGACCGCCTCCTGGTGCTCTCCCGCCTGCAGTTTCATCTCTGCAAGCGCCACCTCAAGAGCGACTGTCGCTGCCGGCTCTGCATCACCCGCCGCGCGCAGATACTCCCGGACCTTGTCGTCATCTTCCAACTGCGCGCTGGAGCGCGCAGCCAGCAGGTAATTCGCCAGCGGTGCGTCGCTGTGCTCGGCGCCCCGCAATAGTTCGCGTCGGGCGGCCGCCCAGTTGCCCTCGGTATAATTGATCAGGCCAAGGGTACTGTGACGCACGGATTTCTTCGCCTTGCGTGAACCCAGCCAGCTCGACAGGGAACGCTGCCCCCCGACCAGGCGATAAAATAGACGCAGCAGCACAGAGAGGGCGAAGACCACAAAAATCAGCAGTAACAGGCCCACCCATAGACTCGTCTCAAACGTGTAATTGCCGTAGGCCAGCAGGACATAGCCAGGATCGGTTTCTATTACAGCCACCAGGCCAACGCCCAACAGCAGAGCGAGCAGTATAAAAACGAATAATCGACGCATGGGCTATTGCCCGCCCTGAGACTGCGCGCGCTGATTCATTGCCGCTTCCATGGCCCGCAGGGAACGGGAGACCTCGGGCAGTGTCTGCACCACAGTTTGGCCCGCCATTCGCGTCAACTCCGCTGACAAGGCGGTCGCTGCGGCCTCATCTGACTGCAGAAACTGGCCGACCCAGTGCTGAGCCCGCTCAAGGCTCGCCGCATAAAGCGCCTGATTACCCGACAACAATGCGACCTGCGCCTGCTCCAGTAACATGCGCAGGTTCTGTCTTACCAGACCCTCCCACTGCGGATCCATCAGCGCTTGCACCGGCACGTCACGACGGCGAATCACCAGGTATTCTGACAAGCGAGCCAGCGCCGCCTCGTAGCCCTGGCGCAAACGCCCGCGCCACTCCTCCGCGGGTGCCGGCTTTGCCCGGTCGGGCTGACGTGGCATGTCGAAGATCACCAGTTGCCCGGCCTGCTCAATAAGAGCAGACAGGCGCAGGTAGAGTCCCTCCACGTCAATTTTTGCTACCGCTCGCAAGGCAGCCATGTCGGCAGCTATCGCCGCCCGCACGGCATGCAGAGTCGGATCGTCAATTTCCTGCAACACATGATCGGCCCCTTGCAACAGTGCCAGCGAAGCAGCCGGGTCGCGCGCCATCACCAGGCGCTGGTTGGCGAGGCGCAGCAAGTGGTCGGTCTCAGACAGCAACCAACTGTTGCGGTCACTGGCGCTGAAGCGGCCCAGTTCATCCTGTAATTGGCTGACGGCCGCCTCGCGCGCTTCGATACGGCGAGTCAGGGCATCGGTTTCAGCGCGTGTTGTAGATGCTAATTTCTCGAGGGCCGAGCGCCATTCGTCACGGGCGCGTGCCTCCATCTGCTGCAGGTCGGACTGTTCGCGTCCTACGGTCGAGTCCAGAGTTGAGAGCCGCTTGGTGAGGACCTGTTGGCGATCATAGCCCTCACGCGCCAACCAGGCGCCAGACAGTCCGAGCACAATCACCAATAGCAGCGCCAGCCATGCGAGACCCCTGCCAGAAGCTTTGGCCGGGCGCTCTGCCACGTTGGGTTCACCTGGTCGGGTGTCCGCTGCGGGCGGTTGTTCTTTGGCATCCTGATCCGTCACTCGCTACTCTCCAGTACTGTGCAGCCAGTCCTCCAGAGCCCGCAGCATTGCCGCATCCGATGCGTTGTCTGCAACGAGCACCTCGCGACAACCTGCTTCAAGGGCCATGCGCGCAACGCGCTGTGAAGGCACTATCACGGTTAACTTAGTGGTTTCCGCCCGGGTAAGCAATAGCCGCAGGTTGGACAACCCCTCTCCGCTACTGACCAGAATAATATCTATGTCCCAGTCACTCAGCTGACGCAGCAATACCTCCCCGGACACTTCCGGTGGGCCACGCCGATAACAGGCCAACTCATCGACTCTCGAGCCACGTGAGGTGAGTTCACTGCGCAGAGTATCGCGACCGCCCTCCCCTTTTATTATCAGTACACGCTGACCATCAACTGCCTGCAGTGCAGGCATGGCCAGCAGTCCTTCGCTGCTCATCT from the Candidatus Marimicrobium litorale genome contains:
- a CDS encoding ATP-binding cassette domain-containing protein, whose amino-acid sequence is MIILRDIELRRGKKLLLHHANVTIQPGQKLALIGANGCGKSSLLFLLLGELGADAGDIEGLQTQRLAHMAQEIHATSLPAAEYVWRGDEQLAALHDRIADLEASGEFEQAAKVHSQLEDIDGYSAERRALRLLQGLGFAEDAGQRLVSEFSGGWRIRLNLARALMTPSDILLLDEPTNHLDLDATLWLQQWLQQYPGTLLMISHDRDFIDASCERILHIEQQQLHPYKGNYSDFERMRAERMANQQASFEKQQRRIAHIDEFVSRFRYKATKAKQAQSRLKELQRMQKLEPAHVDSPFDFTFPPPEKSSDPLLKLDKASLGYGDKAILSGVDLCLRPGSRYGLLGRNGAGKSTLLKTLIGELPLLQGELTCGQYLTIGYFDQQQLEALDLDASAFLHLQRLSPDARDQDILDFLGSFNFRGDTATAAISPFSGGEKARLALALVVWQKPNLLVLDEPTNHLDLDMRHAMEIALHAYEGALILVTHDRHLLRNTAEELLLVHDGGVEEYAEDLEGYERWILTSYRSPDRQQAASSDSSRREKRQQSASLRDKLRPLRRQLASTEREMEKVDANLRELQEQLGDEALYSSAEKDALADLLRREGRLKARCTELEDVWLQQQQQLDELSD
- a CDS encoding GIY-YIG nuclease family protein, producing the protein MSDIWYVYLLQCADSTLYTGIARDVQRRLKQHNGEVAGGARYTSGRRPVRLLWSDLAPDQGTALRREAAIKKLSRGEKLRLAGGQD
- a CDS encoding FAD-dependent oxidoreductase, whose amino-acid sequence is MRVRQILVLVAVTLAVTAWFIFDLGAYLEFEALKTHIGDLRQWYAENPRLAGLIYFSAYIVMTAVSLPGAAVLTLAGGALFGFWTALLLVSFASSIGATLAFLVSRILLRDWVQQRFGRHLHTVNGGFCKDGAFYLFSLRLVPLFPFFLINLVMGLLPIRPRTFYWVSQLGMLPGTAVFVNAGTQLGQLDSASGILSAPLLGSFLLLAIFPLIARQLLAYVQRKRVLSRFTRPAHFDNNLIVIGAGSAGLVASLIAATVKAKVTLIERHRMGGDCLNTGCVPSKALLRSAQVAQMARRAEEFGLAPMVVKANFPNVMERVQAVVKTIEPHDSVERYTSLGVDCVQGDARIVSPWEVEVNGKRLSARNIIIASGARPRVPDIPGLLELDYLTSDTVWELAELPPRLLVLGAGPIGCELAQAFSRLGSEVTLATHAERILPREDEEVSELLRATFRRQKIRVCTSYEPLTFNLTEDGQQGVFKTPRGQKRVGFDRVLLAVGRSPNVEGLGLEPLGISLAPQGTVDVDDYLCTAVPTISACGDVAGPYLFTHMASHQAWYSAVNALFGRFRRFKVDYSIVPWATFTDPEVARVGLNEREAGEREIAYEVTRYDLADLDRAIAEGEAEGFIKVLTEPGRDRILGVTIVGYHAAELINEFVLAMKHGLGLGKILGTIHIYPTLSEGNKFVAGEWRKARKPEGVLRWVERYHRWVRG
- the trxA gene encoding thioredoxin TrxA yields the protein MSDQIVHVTEATFDAEVLNSDLPVLVDFWAEWCGPCKMIAPILNEIAADYGDKLKICKVDIDANPDIPGKFGIRGIPTLIVFKGGNAEATKVGALSKTQLTDFIQEVI
- the rho gene encoding transcription termination factor Rho, whose translation is MNLTDLKAKPTHDLIDIAKEMGLDNMARSRKQDIIFAVLKRHAKSGEDIYGDGVLEILQDGFGFLRSADSSYLAGPDDIYVSPSQIRRFNLRTGDTISGKIRPPKDSERYFALLKVDEVNLDKPENSKHKILFENLTPLFPDQRLTLEQGNGSTEDLTGRIIDLVSPIGKGQRGLLVAPPKAGKTIMMQNIAQAIITNNPECYIIVLLIDERPEEVTEMQRSVGIRGAEVVASTFDEPPSRHVQVADMVIEKAKRLVEHKKDVVILLDSITRLARAYNTVIPSSGKVLTGGVDAHALERPKRFFGAARNIEEGGSLSIIATALIDTGSKMDEVIYEEFKGTGNLELHLDRKIAEKRVYPAINIRRSGTRREELLTADDELQRMWILRKLLHGMEDLPAIEFLSDKLKETKTNEEFFKSMKRK
- the ubiD gene encoding 4-hydroxy-3-polyprenylbenzoate decarboxylase; this translates as MKYTDLRDFINALEQRGELVRISTEVDPHLEMTEIADRTLRGGGPALLFENPKGYSVPVLANLFGTEKRVVLGMGGEDLDALREIGELLAYLRQPEPPKGMRDLLDKAPVLKKVLHMAPKVVRNPPCQYHALEGDEVDLHKLPIQTCWPEDAAPLITWPLVITRGPDKERQNLGIYRMQLLGRNKLIMRWLSHRGGALDFKEWQQAHPGKPYPVAVALGADPATTLGAVTPVPDSLSEYGFAGLLRGSKTEVGECFTPLCRDHGLQIPASAEYILEGYIAPGEEADEGPFGDHTGYYNEVERFPVFTVTAVTHRENPIYHSTYTGRPPDEPAILGLALNEVFVPILQKQFPEIVDFYLPPEGCSYRMAVVTIRKEYPGHAKRVMLGVWSFLRQFMYTKFVIVTDEDVNARDWKDVIWALTTRMDPKRDCVFVENTPIDYLDFASPVSGLGSKIGLDATNKWPGETTREWGRPIRMESEVKERIDAIWDELGIKL
- a CDS encoding heme biosynthesis HemY N-terminal domain-containing protein, which gives rise to MRRLFVFILLALLLGVGLVAVIETDPGYVLLAYGNYTFETSLWVGLLLLIFVVFALSVLLRLFYRLVGGQRSLSSWLGSRKAKKSVRHSTLGLINYTEGNWAAARRELLRGAEHSDAPLANYLLAARSSAQLEDDDKVREYLRAAGDAEPAATVALEVALAEMKLQAGEHQEAVAALDQATRNVSKHPHVLTLLSEAYQGLEDWDRLEELLPQLQKHKLPSTAEFQKLEREVFHSRLKKTSMDGAQLKAMWQRTPRHLQRDAAMIELYVTRLIGAGEHDLADKLVQRSIKHAWNSDLVRLYGFIESKDSSRQLSRAESWLTTHPQDALLLLSLGRLSARDKLWGKAREYFESSYRLDRSAEVCAELGRLLTAMDEPKIAAAYFREGLLAREPTLPALPLPDKQASVSTA
- a CDS encoding uroporphyrinogen-III C-methyltransferase, whose protein sequence is MTDQDAKEQPPAADTRPGEPNVAERPAKASGRGLAWLALLLVIVLGLSGAWLAREGYDRQQVLTKRLSTLDSTVGREQSDLQQMEARARDEWRSALEKLASTTRAETDALTRRIEAREAAVSQLQDELGRFSASDRNSWLLSETDHLLRLANQRLVMARDPAASLALLQGADHVLQEIDDPTLHAVRAAIAADMAALRAVAKIDVEGLYLRLSALIEQAGQLVIFDMPRQPDRAKPAPAEEWRGRLRQGYEAALARLSEYLVIRRRDVPVQALMDPQWEGLVRQNLRMLLEQAQVALLSGNQALYAASLERAQHWVGQFLQSDEAAATALSAELTRMAGQTVVQTLPEVSRSLRAMEAAMNQRAQSQGGQ
- a CDS encoding uroporphyrinogen-III synthase, with protein sequence MADDVPCVLVTRPAGAAADTLCEALKSEGYQAYSQPLLTLRALTDIPPKQRGFLQRLDEYQHVIFVSTNAVRFGMEQVEMYWPQLPTGMRCYAVGEATARCLAGFGIEALTPDREMSSEGLLAMPALQAVDGQRVLIIKGEGGRDTLRSELTSRGSRVDELACYRRGPPEVSGEVLLRQLSDWDIDIILVSSGEGLSNLRLLLTRAETTKLTVIVPSQRVARMALEAGCREVLVADNASDAAMLRALEDWLHSTGE